The region CCTTAGAAAAAAAAGCTTATATAGTTAGAATACCTACACAAGAGGACAAAAGAGTTAAAACGATTAATCTTACTTCTCAAGGAGAAAGAGTACTTGAAAAAACTAAAATTGTAATCGAAAATTTCAGAGAAGCAATGATTAATGATTTTTCTAAAGATGAGGTGGATACTATATTTAAACTTTTAGATAAAATCTCATTTAATATAGATAAGTATTATGATGAAAACTAAAAAGCTAGGTAAAAATATTACTGTCTTGGCAGTTTTTTTAGCTTTTATGGGAATGGGAGTTGTTGATCCTATATTGCCAGATATAGCTCTTAAATTAGGTGCAAACCATTGGCAAGTGGAGATGTTATTTAGTGCATATATTCTTATGATGGCTTTTATGATGTTGCCTGC is a window of Halarcobacter sp. DNA encoding:
- a CDS encoding MarR family transcriptional regulator, with product MKKLKDFSVPYRVAQTANKINQSLTKVLRDFDVAPEQRAILDFIDQDNTLSQNELSKNLGKDKTTISRTLDALEKKAYIVRIPTQEDKRVKTINLTSQGERVLEKTKIVIENFREAMINDFSKDEVDTIFKLLDKISFNIDKYYDEN